A window of the Microbacterium sp. AZCO genome harbors these coding sequences:
- a CDS encoding diguanylate cyclase, with protein sequence MSEITPARQAERDWALDEQRRLEICAAEPIRTPGRIQSHGTLLGIDEPTETIVLASEDAERWLGRRLRDLGDDDLAWTVLHANAVDPVRVELEGERYDVIVHRGTSPLVVELEPIIPDLEYVRTRVVAAIQELARSSDADELRLLAAKRIKEITGYDRVMCYHFHEDGHGQVVADEREPDMEPYLGLHFPASDIPSQARALYIEKRSRVIADTEDPGLALLSLLPEAPLPDLGLTELRAVSPHHLQFMRNMGQAATVSFSLVIGDELVGLFTCAHRTVRRLPVLLRRSLEVLASQVSMQLASANEIQRLRRQLEARERRASIVAPLHGRGVPSDLLVGGERTVLDVIPADGAYLRIGGAIHSTGTAPSADQMSRILDELPPAPFVSDALPLEHPQFAVELPGVAGMLAVPLLDEGDWLVFARGEVAREVDWLGDQSPGNREDPLSPRRSFSSWSQSVTGRSAPWDTAVQDAMELAADIRATLEQRAQAELAELAWRDPLTGLHNRRFLHDRLDELLEDGIEGVAVVFIDLDGFKLINDTHGHEAGDAVLVAIGQRLLASARSSDLVVRWGGDEFVIVCLGVGETHAHDIAERAVAALTAPIAVEHTVVQITASAGIVTAGPGFTTMELLDAADSAMYRAKRSGGGVVSD encoded by the coding sequence GTGTCCGAAATCACCCCTGCCCGACAAGCCGAACGCGATTGGGCGCTGGATGAGCAGCGCCGCCTCGAGATCTGCGCCGCGGAGCCGATTCGGACACCGGGCCGCATTCAGTCGCATGGAACCCTGCTCGGAATCGACGAGCCCACCGAGACCATCGTGCTCGCGAGCGAGGATGCGGAGCGTTGGCTCGGCCGGCGCCTGCGCGACCTGGGCGACGACGATCTCGCGTGGACCGTGCTGCACGCGAACGCCGTCGACCCCGTCCGGGTCGAGCTGGAGGGGGAGCGCTACGACGTCATCGTGCATCGCGGAACCTCGCCGCTCGTGGTCGAGCTCGAGCCGATCATCCCCGACCTCGAGTACGTCCGCACGCGCGTCGTCGCGGCCATCCAGGAGCTGGCACGTTCGTCCGACGCCGATGAGCTGCGCCTCCTCGCCGCCAAGCGCATCAAGGAGATCACGGGCTACGACCGGGTCATGTGCTACCACTTCCATGAAGACGGGCACGGACAGGTCGTCGCCGACGAGCGCGAGCCCGACATGGAGCCGTACCTGGGGCTGCACTTCCCGGCATCGGACATCCCGAGCCAGGCCCGCGCCCTCTACATCGAGAAGCGCTCGCGGGTGATCGCCGACACCGAGGATCCGGGGCTCGCACTGCTGAGCCTGCTCCCCGAGGCCCCCCTGCCCGACCTCGGCCTCACGGAGCTGCGGGCCGTGTCGCCGCACCACCTGCAGTTCATGCGCAACATGGGCCAGGCCGCGACGGTGTCGTTCTCGCTCGTCATCGGCGACGAGCTCGTCGGGCTCTTCACCTGCGCGCACCGCACGGTGCGCCGTCTGCCCGTCCTGCTGCGCCGGTCGCTCGAGGTGCTCGCGAGCCAGGTGTCGATGCAGCTCGCCTCCGCCAACGAGATCCAGCGCCTGCGCCGGCAGCTCGAGGCGCGCGAGCGGCGGGCGTCGATCGTGGCCCCCCTGCACGGCCGCGGCGTGCCCTCCGACCTCCTGGTCGGCGGCGAGCGCACCGTCCTCGACGTCATCCCGGCCGATGGCGCCTACCTCAGGATCGGCGGAGCCATCCACTCCACGGGCACGGCCCCGTCGGCCGACCAGATGTCGCGGATCCTCGACGAGCTCCCGCCCGCGCCGTTCGTCTCCGACGCGCTCCCCCTCGAGCATCCGCAGTTCGCCGTCGAGCTGCCCGGTGTCGCCGGCATGCTGGCGGTCCCGCTCCTCGACGAGGGCGACTGGCTCGTCTTCGCTCGGGGAGAGGTCGCCCGCGAGGTCGACTGGCTCGGCGACCAGAGCCCCGGCAACCGTGAGGACCCCCTGTCGCCGCGGCGCTCATTCTCGTCGTGGAGCCAGAGCGTCACGGGCCGCAGCGCCCCGTGGGACACCGCCGTGCAGGACGCGATGGAGCTCGCCGCCGACATCCGCGCGACGCTCGAGCAGCGGGCCCAGGCCGAGCTCGCCGAGCTCGCGTGGCGTGATCCGCTGACGGGCCTCCACAATCGCCGGTTCCTGCACGATCGGCTCGACGAGCTGCTCGAGGACGGCATCGAGGGCGTCGCGGTGGTCTTCATCGACCTCGACGGCTTCAAGCTGATCAACGACACCCACGGCCACGAAGCCGGCGACGCCGTGCTCGTCGCCATCGGTCAGCGGCTCCTCGCCAGCGCGCGGTCGAGCGACCTCGTCGTGCGGTGGGGAGGCGACGAATTCGTCATCGTTTGCCTCGGTGTCGGAGAGACGCACGCGCACGACATCGCCGAGCGCGCCGTCGCCGCGCTCACGGCCCCGATCGCGGTCGAGCACACCGTCGTCCAGATCACGGCATCCGCCGGAATCGTGACGGCCGGACCCGGGTTCACGACGATGGAACTGCTGGATGCCGCAGACTCGGCGATGTACCGCGCGAAGCGCTCCGGCGGGGGTGTCGTCTCAGACTGA
- a CDS encoding EAL domain-containing protein, with protein sequence MNSSAILSAELREAVTSHGLSVAYQPLFDLNDGVLPVRPVAVEALCRWMHPRLGSIVPDRFIPLAEKAGLIADIDADVLEKAGAQVAEWQRSGHAIGLSINASPSEFSPQFATALAERAQALGLRPDSLTLEITEAPAPQLLPSVVDVLPILKAAGIAISIDDFGAGDVSLDALETVSIQEIKIDRSLTQRADAEADETIADVVARAKRRGWRVVAEGIETITDLERARARGCDLGQGYLLGRPVSAAEIERILDGSRH encoded by the coding sequence ATGAACAGCTCAGCGATCCTCTCTGCCGAGCTGCGCGAAGCCGTCACGTCGCACGGCCTGAGCGTCGCCTACCAGCCTCTCTTCGACCTCAACGACGGCGTGCTGCCCGTGCGGCCCGTCGCGGTCGAGGCGCTCTGCCGATGGATGCACCCTCGTCTGGGCAGCATCGTGCCGGACCGGTTCATCCCGCTGGCCGAGAAGGCGGGTCTCATCGCCGACATCGACGCCGACGTGCTCGAGAAGGCCGGCGCGCAGGTGGCTGAATGGCAGCGCAGCGGGCACGCGATCGGTCTCTCGATCAACGCGTCGCCGTCGGAGTTCTCGCCGCAGTTCGCCACGGCGCTCGCGGAGCGCGCACAGGCCCTAGGGCTCCGTCCCGACAGCCTCACGCTGGAGATCACCGAGGCTCCCGCGCCGCAGCTCCTGCCGTCCGTCGTCGACGTGCTCCCCATCCTGAAAGCGGCCGGCATCGCCATCTCGATCGACGACTTCGGCGCCGGCGACGTTTCGCTCGATGCGCTCGAGACGGTGTCGATCCAGGAGATCAAGATCGACCGCTCGCTCACGCAGCGGGCGGATGCCGAAGCCGACGAGACCATCGCCGACGTCGTGGCCCGTGCGAAGCGCCGCGGATGGCGCGTCGTGGCGGAGGGCATCGAGACGATCACCGACCTCGAGCGGGCCCGCGCCCGCGGCTGCGACCTGGGTCAGGGATATCTGCTCGGTCGGCCCGTCTCGGCCGCCGAGATCGAGCGCATCCTCGACGGTTCGCGCCACTGA
- a CDS encoding ATP-dependent DNA ligase, with amino-acid sequence MGTLTYDSKLTVSLDDRILAHLQPVIWSKLRRGEPFAFTWTDPMRPGLGRTSVWLSPNIPLAFEYFGSRPPKLNGAWLDALSKSANSPGGLTIVPEPDEPDGA; translated from the coding sequence ATGGGAACCCTCACTTACGACTCGAAGCTCACGGTGTCGCTGGACGACCGCATCCTCGCCCATCTCCAGCCGGTCATCTGGTCGAAACTCCGACGCGGCGAGCCCTTCGCCTTCACCTGGACCGACCCGATGCGGCCCGGCCTCGGACGCACGTCGGTCTGGCTCAGCCCCAACATCCCGCTCGCGTTCGAGTACTTCGGCAGTCGCCCGCCGAAGCTCAACGGCGCGTGGCTGGACGCGCTGAGCAAGTCGGCCAACTCGCCGGGCGGGCTCACGATCGTGCCCGAGCCGGACGAGCCCGACGGCGCCTGA
- a CDS encoding acyl-CoA thioesterase, which produces MNVWWRTLLVIIGARVRVRLGRGLAPTAVGRIRLTTLPTDIDVLRHMNNGRYLSLFDLGRWDLLTRTGLVDAMKRNGWYAVVSSETVTFRKSLELWQRFVVESRFLGHDDKALYLEHRAVVDGEVYARAIIRARMLRRKGGTLPHEELFAAIGRPDGLPDVEPWVHDWAAASALPSTRADAPSVWE; this is translated from the coding sequence GTGAACGTGTGGTGGCGGACCCTGCTGGTGATCATCGGCGCGCGCGTGCGCGTGCGCCTGGGCAGGGGCCTTGCGCCGACCGCCGTCGGGCGGATCCGGCTCACGACGCTGCCCACCGACATCGACGTGCTGCGCCACATGAACAACGGCCGCTACCTGTCGCTCTTCGACCTGGGCCGCTGGGATCTGCTGACGCGCACGGGCCTCGTCGACGCCATGAAGCGCAACGGCTGGTACGCCGTCGTGTCGAGCGAGACCGTGACGTTCCGCAAGTCGCTCGAGCTGTGGCAGCGCTTCGTCGTGGAGTCCCGGTTCCTCGGCCACGACGACAAGGCGCTCTATCTCGAGCACCGTGCGGTCGTCGACGGGGAGGTCTACGCGCGCGCGATCATCCGCGCCAGAATGCTGCGGCGCAAGGGCGGCACGCTCCCGCACGAGGAGCTGTTCGCCGCGATCGGGCGACCCGACGGGCTGCCGGACGTCGAGCCGTGGGTGCACGACTGGGCCGCGGCATCCGCTCTCCCGTCGACGCGTGCGGACGCGCCGAGCGTCTGGGAGTGA